In a genomic window of Acipenser ruthenus chromosome 41, fAciRut3.2 maternal haplotype, whole genome shotgun sequence:
- the LOC131708978 gene encoding zinc finger protein 883-like, translating to MESVQIKEDFPERELLPCTEESSGLASLPIKQECFERQCDCCLMEVSDIKAEHKELKISQTEEPLSVKQEKGLETVRIKQEPPEVEFDHMEPVKEESEDFNPNIPELERVRLRECSVVLERICVREQGAGEEGSPNSMQGGGKEDGRSHSESSLAGSSTAAKARAGSGEDPDCGKGFTQFGNFKAHQRTHTGKKRYRCSACGKTFSNSEYLKKHQQIHTGEKPYFCSDCGMSFSRSDSLVLHQRTHTGEKPYLCSDCGKRFSNSGDMKKHQRIHTGEKPYHCSDCGKSFNNSGYLKKHQQIHTIEKPYRCSDCGKSFNWSNSLVSHQRTHTGEKPYLCSHCGKRFSNSGDMKKHQQIHTGEKPYCCSNCGKSFIHLGDMKKHQRIHTGEKPYCCSDCGKSFSQSGDMKKHQQIHTREKPYRCSDCGKSFNWSGSLVSHQRTHTGEKPYLCPYCGKRFSHSGGMKKHQQIHTGEKPYRCSNCGKSFIHLGDMKKHQRIHTGEKPYRCSDCGKSFSQSGDMKKHQRIHTGEKPYRCSDCGKSFNRSGSLVLHQRTHTGEKPYHCSDCGKSFSFIQSLQRHQRIHTGEKP from the exons atggagtctgtccagattaaagaggactTCCCTGAACGTGAACTCCTCCCCTGTACAGAGGAGtcctctgggctggcttccctccccattaaacaggagtgCTTTGAGAGGCAATGTGACTGCTGTCTGATGGAGGTCTCtgacattaaagctgagcacaaagAACTGAAGatctcccagacagaagaacccctttcTGTTAAACAAGAAAAGgggctggaaactgtccgtattaaacaggagccccctgaagtagagtttgaccacatggaaccagtgaaggaagaatccgaggacttcaacccaaacatccctgagctggagcgtgtacgcctgcgggagtgtagcgtggtgctggagagaatctgcgtgagagagcaaggcgctggagaggaaggctctcccaacagcatgcaaggaggtggaaaggaagacgggcgatCACATTCAGAAtccagtctagcag gttccagtacagcagctaaagcgagggcgggcagTGGAGAagatcctgactgtgggaaaggtttcacccagtttgGGAATTTTAAAGCACatcagcgaactcacacaggaaagAAACGGTATCGCTGCTCTGCCTGTGGGAAGACTTTCAGTAACTCGGAAtatctgaaaaaacaccagcaaattcacacaggagagaaaccgtatttctgctctgactgtgggatgagtttcagtcggtcagacagccttgttttacaccagcgaactcacacgggagagaaaccatatctctgctctgactgtgggaagaggttcagtaactcaggagacatgaaaaaacaccagcgaattcacacaggagagaaaccgtatcactgctctgactgtgggaagagtttcaataaCTCAGGAtatctgaaaaaacaccagcaaattcacacaatagagaaaccgtatcgctgctctgactgtgggaagagtttcaattggtcaaacagccttgtttcacaccagcgaactcacacgggagagaaaccatatctctgctctcactgtgggaagaggttcagtaactcaggagacatgaaaaaacaccagcaaattcacacaggagagaaaccgtattgctgctccaactgtgggaagagtttcattcacttaggagacatgaaaaaacaccagcgaattcacacaggagagaaaccgtattgctgctctgactgtgggaagagtttcagtcagtcaggagacatgaaaaaacaccagcaaattcacacaagagagaaaccgtatcgctgctctgactgtgggaagagtttcaattggtcaggcagccttgtttcacaccagcgaactcacacaggagagaaaccatatctctGCCcttactgtgggaagaggttcagtcactCAGGAggcatgaaaaaacaccagcaaattcacacaggagagaaaccatatcgctgctccaactgtgggaagagtttcattcacttaggagacatgaaaaaacaccagcgaattcacacaggagagaaaccgtatcgctgctctgactgtgggaagagtttcagtcagtcaggagacatgaaaaaacaccagcgaattcacacaggagagaaaccgtatcgctgctctgactgtgggaagagtttcaatcggtcaggcagccttgttttacaccagcgaactcacacgggagagaaaccgtatcactgctctgactgtgggaagagtttcagttttaTACAAAGCCttcaaagacaccagcgaattcacacaggagagaaaccatag